A part of Leptolyngbyaceae cyanobacterium genomic DNA contains:
- a CDS encoding diguanylate cyclase — MFVLKQPYLDSSFLPISASSELSLHSTLKELSLYDFTLESSYTGKEVFQAFESNPLLPGVILIENNQFLGMISRRLFLEYMSRPYGLELFLKRPIKTLYLLTHNEPLVFPSDTLIVMAARRSLQRKPELLNEPIVVQLEPNVYRLLDVHQLLVSQSNIHEFASQLINQLYQQLEKVNQELQRLAIVDGLTKVANRRRFDHYLQDKWHELAREKLPLSLILCDIDCFKNYNDNYGHLRGDYCLQEVAQAISTSVNRPADLVARYGGEEFAVILPNTPAAGAAYVAEQIRKNVKDLQISHAKSCVLPYVTLSVGVATAIPELESMPGSLIIAADQALYRAKIDGRDRVVCI; from the coding sequence ATGTTTGTTCTCAAACAACCCTATTTAGATTCTTCCTTCCTACCAATTTCTGCATCATCAGAGTTAAGCTTGCACTCGACTCTGAAAGAACTTTCCCTGTACGATTTTACCCTGGAAAGTAGCTATACGGGAAAAGAAGTATTTCAGGCGTTTGAGAGTAATCCTTTGTTGCCAGGAGTTATTTTAATAGAAAATAATCAGTTTTTAGGGATGATTTCTCGGCGGTTATTTTTAGAGTATATGAGCCGCCCTTACGGGTTGGAATTATTTTTAAAACGCCCGATTAAAACACTATATTTATTAACTCATAACGAACCTTTAGTTTTTCCCAGCGATACTTTAATCGTGATGGCAGCCAGACGTTCTTTACAAAGAAAACCAGAATTACTTAACGAGCCGATCGTGGTACAATTGGAACCAAATGTTTATCGATTATTAGATGTACATCAATTACTAGTTTCCCAATCCAATATTCATGAATTTGCTTCTCAACTCATCAATCAACTTTATCAACAATTAGAAAAAGTTAATCAGGAATTACAGCGCCTTGCCATAGTTGATGGTTTAACGAAAGTTGCTAACCGTCGGCGCTTCGATCATTACTTACAAGATAAATGGCACGAACTGGCAAGAGAGAAATTACCCCTTTCTCTGATTTTATGCGATATTGATTGTTTCAAAAATTATAATGATAATTACGGTCATTTACGAGGAGATTATTGTTTGCAGGAAGTCGCTCAAGCAATTAGTACTTCTGTGAATCGACCTGCTGATTTAGTGGCTCGTTATGGAGGTGAAGAGTTCGCGGTAATTTTACCCAATACGCCTGCGGCTGGTGCTGCTTACGTAGCAGAACAAATCCGCAAAAATGTAAAAGATTTACAGATTTCTCATGCCAAGTCTTGCGTGTTACCCTACGTGACTCTGAGTGTAGGAGTGGCTACCGCGATACCGGAACTAGAATCTATGCCTGGAAGTTTGATTATCGCCGCCGACCAAGCTTTGTACCGAGCGAAAATAGACGGACGCGATCGCGTAGTTTGTATTTAA
- a CDS encoding ATP-binding protein, whose product MFAVKPSLPELSAIQLSETVNLNLESSLEELPLYDFSVENGSLGKEVAQGLRDNPLLPGVILTEDGQFAGMISRRRFLEYMSRPYGLELFLKRPIKTLYLLANTETLIFPSNTLIVMAARRSLQRPAELLYEPIVVEMEPKVYKLLDVHQLLVAQSHIHELTTKLLNQQTQAQMIQTEKMASLGRMVAGVAHEILNPVNFISANLEYLTNYSQDLMELLSAYETEVVDDPNRVKEIKSAIEFEFLREDLFQIINSMKVGSERLVKIVGGLRNFSHMDEGSKKEIDLHECIDSTLLILHNRIKYSIELEKNYGELPLVACYSGQLSQVFMNIISNAIDALMEQVETIKNANHTSEGDSTWKPKIEISTAVEEIDNVRWAAVRIVDNGPGIPPEIQGRIFDSFFTTKPVGKGTGLGLAISHQIIREKHHGKLNLRSPRFCDRETASRHNGSCQAQPLSLVTEAHTPLYFADRAENYPIVGGTEFEILLPLK is encoded by the coding sequence ATGTTTGCAGTAAAACCATCCCTTCCGGAGTTATCAGCTATACAGTTGTCCGAAACTGTTAATCTAAATTTAGAGTCAAGTTTAGAAGAACTGCCTCTCTATGATTTTAGTGTAGAGAATGGTAGCTTAGGGAAAGAAGTAGCGCAAGGATTGAGAGACAATCCATTACTGCCAGGAGTTATTTTGACAGAAGACGGGCAGTTTGCCGGGATGATTTCCCGACGACGATTTTTAGAATATATGAGCCGCCCTTATGGATTAGAACTATTTTTAAAGCGCCCGATTAAAACTCTATATCTTCTAGCTAATACAGAAACTTTAATTTTTCCTAGTAATACTTTAATTGTGATGGCAGCCCGTCGTTCTTTGCAACGACCTGCGGAGTTACTATACGAACCGATCGTAGTGGAAATGGAACCAAAAGTATATAAATTATTAGACGTACATCAATTACTAGTTGCTCAATCTCATATTCACGAACTAACCACCAAACTCCTCAATCAGCAGACTCAAGCACAGATGATTCAAACCGAAAAAATGGCGAGTTTGGGGCGAATGGTGGCAGGAGTAGCTCACGAAATTTTAAATCCGGTTAATTTTATTTCTGCCAATTTGGAATACCTAACTAATTACAGTCAGGATTTAATGGAATTACTATCAGCATATGAAACAGAAGTAGTTGACGATCCGAATCGAGTAAAAGAAATAAAATCGGCGATAGAATTTGAATTTTTACGGGAAGATCTGTTTCAAATTATCAACAGCATGAAGGTAGGCTCGGAGCGGTTAGTCAAGATAGTTGGCGGACTGCGTAATTTTTCTCATATGGATGAAGGAAGTAAAAAAGAAATCGATCTACATGAATGTATTGATAGTACTTTGCTGATTTTACATAATCGGATTAAGTACAGCATAGAATTAGAGAAAAATTATGGGGAATTACCGCTAGTCGCTTGCTATTCCGGGCAATTAAGTCAAGTTTTCATGAATATTATCAGTAATGCGATCGATGCTCTGATGGAGCAGGTAGAAACGATTAAAAATGCTAATCATACTTCGGAAGGTGATTCTACATGGAAACCGAAAATCGAGATTAGCACGGCGGTAGAGGAAATTGATAACGTTCGTTGGGCAGCGGTTCGGATCGTTGATAATGGCCCGGGGATTCCCCCAGAAATTCAAGGACGAATTTTTGATAGTTTCTTTACTACTAAGCCTGTGGGTAAGGGGACGGGATTGGGATTGGCGATCAGTCATCAAATTATCCGGGAAAAACACCACGGAAAGTTAAATTTGCGATCGCCAAGGTTTTGCGATCGAGAAACTGCTAGCAGACACAATGGTAGTTGCCAAGCGCAACCATTATCCCTAGTAACAGAAGCTCATACACCGCTTTATTTTGCCGATCGCGCAGAAAATTACCCCATTGTTGGCGGAACTGAATTTGAAATACTGCTGCCTCTAAAATGA